A section of the Anabaena cylindrica PCC 7122 genome encodes:
- a CDS encoding cyclase family protein, translating to MHPQKPHCISYSRVIHLSHLIDIGIPQWPGDPVVKFTTVAELQDDGYYLRRFSLGEHSATHINAPSSFHGHGIGVDEYSAQSLVVPAVVIDICKQATINPDYLLTVADILTWEAEFGTIGADNIVLLYTGWQAKWLDKNAFLNQDAAGNMHFPGFGSDTTEFLITERQIAGVGIDTHGVDSGQDTNFTINRLVLAKSRIVLENLTNLDQLPPQGTTLIIGILQLRGGSGSPAAVMALF from the coding sequence ATACACCCCCAGAAGCCACACTGCATATCCTATTCCCGCGTTATCCACCTGAGTCATTTGATTGACATAGGTATACCGCAATGGCCTGGTGATCCGGTTGTAAAATTTACCACCGTTGCAGAACTCCAAGATGATGGTTATTATTTACGGCGTTTTTCTTTAGGGGAACACAGTGCTACTCATATCAATGCCCCTAGTAGTTTTCACGGTCACGGTATAGGCGTTGACGAATATTCTGCCCAGTCGTTGGTAGTACCTGCGGTGGTGATAGATATTTGTAAACAAGCCACAATTAATCCTGACTATCTCCTCACTGTTGCAGATATCCTGACTTGGGAAGCGGAATTTGGGACTATTGGTGCTGATAATATCGTGCTACTTTATACGGGCTGGCAAGCTAAATGGCTGGATAAAAACGCGTTTTTGAATCAAGATGCAGCAGGAAATATGCACTTTCCAGGGTTTGGAAGTGATACAACGGAGTTCTTAATTACTGAAAGGCAAATTGCTGGAGTCGGAATTGATACACATGGTGTAGATTCAGGGCAAGATACTAATTTTACTATTAATCGTCTGGTCTTAGCAAAATCACGTATTGTTTTGGAAAATCTCACGAATTTAGATCAACTGCCACCCCAAGGTACTACTTTGATAATTGGTATTCTTCAACTGCGGGGTGGTTCCGGTTCACCCGCTGCGGTAATGGCGTTATTTTAA
- a CDS encoding 3'(2'),5'-bisphosphate nucleotidase CysQ family protein, which translates to MKDLSEILTIAREVGWGAASLLSSYYHGTAEEPNLDIKYKDNEPVTLADLAVSQYILTKLQAALGNEEFGYISEETYKSQHGQNSHEWVWIIDPLDGTRDFITKTGEYAIHIALVQGTRPVLAVVVIPETKKLYYATKGGGTFVESVNGSYPLKVTANKPIEDLTLVVSRSHRNEALEYLLQNLPCQNQKAIGSVGCKITAIVEQQADIYISLSGKSAPKDWDMAAPELILTEAGGKFTHFNGQPLEYNTGDINQWGGLLASNSQHHEILCQKAEQTLTKFASQDGDYTVKG; encoded by the coding sequence ATGAAAGACTTATCAGAAATATTAACAATTGCACGGGAAGTTGGTTGGGGTGCTGCTAGTCTACTCAGTTCTTATTATCACGGTACTGCCGAAGAACCAAATTTAGATATCAAGTATAAGGACAATGAACCCGTTACCCTTGCAGATTTGGCTGTTAGTCAATATATCTTGACTAAATTACAAGCAGCTTTAGGTAATGAAGAATTTGGCTATATCAGCGAAGAAACCTATAAATCTCAACATGGGCAAAATTCCCATGAATGGGTATGGATAATTGATCCTTTAGACGGGACACGCGACTTTATTACTAAAACTGGGGAATATGCCATTCATATTGCCTTAGTTCAAGGAACGCGTCCAGTTTTAGCAGTGGTGGTTATACCAGAGACAAAAAAATTATATTATGCTACCAAGGGCGGTGGTACTTTTGTGGAAAGCGTGAATGGTTCTTATCCCTTAAAAGTCACAGCTAATAAACCTATTGAAGATTTAACTTTGGTAGTCAGTCGTTCTCATCGCAATGAAGCGTTAGAATATTTACTGCAAAATCTACCTTGTCAAAATCAAAAAGCCATTGGTAGCGTAGGTTGTAAAATTACAGCTATTGTCGAACAACAGGCAGATATTTACATTTCCCTTTCTGGTAAATCAGCACCCAAAGATTGGGATATGGCTGCACCTGAATTAATTCTTACAGAAGCTGGAGGTAAATTTACGCACTTTAATGGTCAGCCGTTAGAGTATAACACTGGTGATATTAATCAATGGGGTGGTTTACTGGCCAGCAATTCTCAACATCATGAAATTCTGTGCCAGAAAGCAGAACAAACCTTAACAAAGTTTGCTAGTCAAGATGGCGATTATACTGTAAAAGGGTAA
- a CDS encoding TetR/AcrR family transcriptional regulator, with the protein MVKSVRNQGGAKSVRDAEVTQQQILDAAEIEFARDGLKGARLSAIANRAKITTAMIHYYFENKEGLYKAVLQRPISELESMVGQMNLDHLHPEVALEQIIRSAIAYEAAYPHRQMLWFQEASQNQGLYFKQVNPGSLYAPLLQVLERGIKEEYFRPVDPFLTLTHIISVCIFYFTVQENWKHLTPDIDRLSPEMVEKHTESAIALILKGLSNK; encoded by the coding sequence GTGGTTAAGTCTGTTAGGAATCAGGGAGGTGCTAAATCGGTGCGTGATGCGGAGGTGACACAGCAGCAAATTTTGGATGCAGCGGAGATAGAGTTTGCTAGGGATGGGTTAAAGGGGGCGAGGTTGAGTGCGATCGCTAATCGTGCGAAAATTACAACAGCGATGATTCATTATTACTTTGAGAATAAAGAAGGTTTGTATAAGGCAGTTTTGCAGCGTCCGATTAGTGAGTTAGAGTCAATGGTTGGTCAAATGAACCTTGACCATTTACATCCAGAAGTAGCATTAGAACAAATTATCCGCAGTGCGATCGCTTACGAAGCCGCTTATCCCCATCGTCAAATGTTGTGGTTTCAAGAAGCGAGTCAAAATCAAGGTTTATATTTTAAGCAAGTTAACCCTGGAAGTTTATACGCACCGCTGCTGCAAGTTTTAGAACGAGGGATCAAGGAAGAGTATTTCCGTCCTGTAGATCCATTTTTAACCTTAACTCACATTATTAGTGTGTGTATTTTCTACTTTACAGTGCAGGAAAACTGGAAACATTTGACACCAGATATAGATCGCCTCAGTCCAGAAATGGTAGAGAAACATACTGAAAGTGCGATCGCTCTCATTTTAAAGGGACTGTCAAATAAATAG
- a CDS encoding dynamin family protein translates to MEPDKLARFKEYGEFILRKIDSVPQRPSQQEDWIPTSLDDCLMGLREAAQKTVELAASPVKIGVMGEFSSGKSLLLGSLIGYADALPVSENPTTGNVTAIHIKPQDGFATTQVSEYTVEYLSNEGVNECLHFMLSEANRRATAAGLPPLQVSKIKTGKDISSWCEEAWKSSNNLELRYLLRELVLFLRAYQAYGEALCGSHYHIDAATAHEGLQLTEMPMAIQTLKFEDIPPAHVRLPSAPQRLQTQLLQNSFPLIRRVDIEVKISREIWDVSGAEEFVLLDFPGLGAANSGARDTFLSLRELAQVQTILVLLNGKSPGSDRANKIFTMMQQQRPGQDLKDLILVGVGRFDQLPLDSEGGERILDFLIEDHPNSQPLHTDIVFQKLKVLQTIIDGADAFTTQKDRIILLSPLLGLAELAKRSTTVKAGSEEFLANLDYPDYLDRSKRLQQKWGKLSERLLTTEPRNPLGRQLNYFAQDGGISKLRELIQNHVTTHGLKQLYEDTRRAADVVRQQQEQLKDIIAEIHEQGIPTADSPALVELRLGIESLDKTYRSFQKDLGKEPLKDRRGVVVSDVIKDELTFRILNWSQWTLLFNKAHHGTIALAETKGAAGKLFDRGNKVNNSLPTKSDDFYPEFEKTVKELENFARERIRQAVVDLLNKLAHQLVLEREKLQSIINPEMEQIIEEKFGLEAADLFYKLLLGCDPNQWKEAIIVEISNQDKAISPENIFPLARRDEKHNIGQIFDWSPEKNQNPSRSANHQLFVLRLRDEITASASLHLVQYVSEVNQQVNSELDGILDQIIPSLQNLSKKEELLRYIAAGDSPPELAIPTWLQILADIATINENVAYEYL, encoded by the coding sequence ATGGAACCAGATAAACTGGCCAGGTTTAAAGAGTACGGTGAATTTATCCTCCGTAAAATCGACTCTGTACCCCAACGTCCTTCCCAACAAGAAGATTGGATTCCTACTAGCCTTGATGATTGTCTCATGGGCTTGCGAGAGGCTGCACAGAAGACTGTCGAACTGGCCGCTTCACCAGTAAAAATCGGCGTAATGGGTGAATTCAGTAGCGGTAAAAGTTTGCTACTGGGTAGTTTAATCGGTTATGCAGATGCTTTACCAGTCAGCGAAAACCCGACAACTGGAAACGTCACTGCTATTCATATTAAGCCTCAAGATGGTTTTGCGACAACTCAAGTTAGTGAATATACTGTAGAATATTTGTCTAATGAAGGGGTAAATGAGTGCTTACACTTCATGTTAAGTGAGGCAAATAGACGCGCTACAGCAGCCGGACTCCCACCGTTACAAGTATCTAAAATCAAGACAGGAAAAGATATTTCTAGTTGGTGTGAAGAAGCTTGGAAAAGTTCAAATAATTTAGAATTACGCTATCTATTGCGGGAGTTAGTATTATTTTTGCGGGCTTATCAAGCTTATGGTGAGGCTTTATGTGGTAGCCATTATCACATTGATGCAGCAACAGCCCATGAAGGGTTACAACTCACAGAAATGCCAATGGCTATACAAACTCTCAAATTTGAGGATATACCACCGGCACACGTTCGCTTACCCAGTGCGCCCCAAAGACTACAAACCCAACTACTGCAAAATAGCTTTCCCTTAATTCGGCGTGTTGATATTGAAGTGAAAATATCGCGGGAAATTTGGGATGTCAGTGGGGCGGAAGAGTTTGTACTGTTAGATTTTCCCGGTTTAGGTGCAGCCAACTCTGGGGCTAGGGATACCTTTTTATCTCTGCGAGAATTGGCGCAAGTGCAGACAATCCTGGTATTGCTCAATGGTAAATCACCTGGAAGCGATCGCGCCAACAAAATTTTTACCATGATGCAGCAGCAACGACCAGGGCAAGACTTAAAAGACTTAATTCTCGTCGGTGTCGGCCGCTTTGACCAATTACCATTAGACAGTGAAGGTGGCGAAAGAATACTCGATTTTTTAATCGAAGATCACCCCAATTCTCAACCTTTACACACAGATATAGTATTCCAAAAACTGAAAGTTTTACAAACCATCATTGATGGTGCAGATGCATTTACCACCCAAAAAGACCGCATCATTTTATTATCACCACTATTAGGTTTAGCCGAATTAGCAAAACGTTCAACCACAGTTAAAGCAGGTTCAGAAGAATTTCTCGCTAATTTAGATTATCCCGACTACTTAGATCGTTCTAAACGACTACAACAAAAATGGGGTAAATTAAGCGAACGGTTATTAACAACAGAACCCCGTAATCCGCTAGGTAGACAGTTAAATTATTTCGCCCAAGATGGAGGTATTAGTAAACTGCGGGAATTGATTCAAAATCATGTAACCACTCATGGTTTAAAGCAATTATATGAAGATACTCGCAGGGCTGCTGATGTTGTCCGTCAACAACAAGAACAACTCAAAGATATCATTGCCGAAATTCACGAACAAGGCATACCCACAGCCGATAGTCCCGCCTTAGTTGAATTGCGTTTAGGAATTGAAAGCTTAGATAAAACCTACAGAAGCTTTCAAAAAGATTTAGGAAAAGAACCACTCAAAGATCGACGGGGAGTTGTTGTTAGTGATGTCATCAAAGACGAACTAACTTTTAGAATCTTGAATTGGAGTCAATGGACTTTATTATTTAATAAAGCTCATCATGGCACAATTGCCTTAGCAGAAACTAAAGGTGCAGCCGGAAAATTATTTGACCGAGGAAATAAAGTTAATAATTCCTTACCTACCAAGAGTGATGACTTTTATCCAGAATTTGAAAAAACAGTTAAAGAACTAGAAAACTTTGCCCGCGAAAGAATCCGTCAAGCAGTAGTAGACCTGTTGAATAAATTAGCTCATCAATTAGTCCTAGAAAGAGAAAAATTACAATCAATTATCAACCCAGAAATGGAACAAATAATTGAAGAAAAATTTGGATTAGAAGCAGCCGATTTATTTTACAAACTCCTCTTAGGATGTGACCCTAATCAATGGAAAGAAGCAATTATCGTAGAAATCAGTAACCAAGATAAAGCCATATCTCCAGAAAATATATTTCCCCTAGCGCGACGAGATGAAAAACACAACATTGGACAAATCTTTGATTGGTCTCCAGAGAAAAACCAAAACCCATCTCGTTCTGCTAATCATCAACTTTTTGTCTTGCGTCTGCGAGATGAAATTACCGCTAGTGCCAGTCTTCATCTTGTCCAGTATGTCAGCGAAGTTAATCAACAAGTTAATTCCGAATTAGATGGCATCTTAGACCAAATTATTCCTAGTTTACAAAACCTATCTAAAAAAGAAGAACTACTCAGATATATAGCCGCCGGAGACTCACCCCCAGAATTAGCAATTCCCACCTGGTTACAGATTCTCGCTGATATTGCCACAATTAATGAAAATGTTGCTTATGAATATCTGTAA
- a CDS encoding Rieske 2Fe-2S domain-containing protein, with translation MTMLQGAPWLLAHRSILKPNQPFKVSLYGQDYVLWQDKTGKISCLPNACPHLGAMLSEGWCMTQADGSSTMVCPFHALEFDSHGCTVLPNSNKQTKPLLQPLDLIIQGDFIWTYGGYEPKITIPTILKDFATEYEFIGHTKNFSVKTELLTMLLNMHDYDHQNGTHRPLFEIEKVDFKEFIDHGYHSHAYFDLIRKQPKLNDIFKNLGLLAIPKTINAHLENFFPCFIVVHGESPVASAKQIHFFVPESETYTRTYVLIYGKAKHPLANLIKKNFVRLAEIIIEQDIDILGKLYPNVPQHIRLNNEIGMDWVKRNFENFSLAETQRLRE, from the coding sequence ATGACAATGTTACAAGGCGCACCTTGGTTATTAGCTCATCGCTCCATACTCAAGCCAAATCAGCCTTTCAAAGTCTCCCTTTACGGGCAAGATTACGTACTTTGGCAAGATAAAACAGGTAAAATTAGCTGCTTACCTAACGCCTGTCCCCATTTAGGTGCAATGCTTTCCGAAGGTTGGTGTATGACACAAGCAGATGGTAGCAGCACCATGGTTTGTCCATTTCACGCTTTAGAATTTGATAGCCACGGTTGTACAGTTTTACCCAATAGCAATAAACAAACAAAACCCTTACTCCAACCATTAGACTTAATTATTCAAGGTGATTTTATTTGGACTTATGGTGGGTATGAACCAAAAATTACTATCCCCACAATTTTAAAAGATTTTGCTACCGAGTATGAATTTATCGGACACACAAAAAACTTCAGCGTCAAAACCGAATTGCTGACTATGCTATTAAATATGCATGACTATGATCACCAAAATGGCACACATCGACCATTATTTGAAATCGAAAAAGTAGACTTCAAAGAATTTATTGATCATGGATATCACTCCCATGCTTACTTTGATTTAATCAGAAAGCAGCCTAAATTAAATGACATATTCAAAAATCTGGGACTGTTAGCCATTCCCAAAACAATTAACGCCCATTTAGAAAATTTCTTTCCCTGTTTTATAGTTGTACATGGTGAAAGTCCTGTTGCTAGTGCTAAACAAATTCATTTCTTTGTTCCCGAATCAGAAACATATACACGCACCTATGTTTTAATTTACGGCAAAGCTAAACATCCTCTTGCTAATTTAATTAAGAAAAATTTTGTCCGTCTAGCAGAAATAATTATTGAGCAAGATATTGATATTTTGGGTAAGCTATATCCTAATGTTCCTCAGCATATAAGATTAAATAACGAAATTGGGATGGATTGGGTAAAACGGAATTTTGAAAACTTTTCTCTCGCAGAGACTCAGAGACTCAGAGAGTAA